From the Budorcas taxicolor isolate Tak-1 chromosome 1, Takin1.1, whole genome shotgun sequence genome, one window contains:
- the WDR53 gene encoding WD repeat-containing protein 53 → MAVKWTGGHSSPILCLNASQEGLVASGAEGGDLVVWGEDGTLLGHTCFQGAEDVTNVLFSPSCPTKLYASHGETISILDVRSLKERLDDFHVNEEEINCLSLNETENLLASADDSGAIKILDLENKKISRSLKRHSNICSSVAFRPQRPQSLVSCGLDMQVMLWNLRKARPLWITNLQEDETEEMESPQSPGQLLNPALAHSVSVASCGNVFSCGAEDGKVRIFRVMGVKCEQELGFKGHTLGVSQVCFLQESYLLLTGGNDGKIKLWDVSSEIEKKHKSPTKHTHRKKTKRATYTKQGGNTHASVTGEDEHGKILPKLSIEHGEKVNWLLSTKVKGYQNILVADQTSCISVYPLKEF, encoded by the exons ATGGCAGTCAAGTGGACTGGTGGACATTCTTCTCCTATTCTCTGCCTGAATGCAAGTCAAGAAGGGCTAGTGGCTTCTGGAGCAGAAGGTGGAGATCTCGTGGTTTGGGGTGAAGATGGGACTCTTTTAGGACACACGTGCTTCCAAGGGGCAGAGGATGTTACCAACGTCTTATTTTCTCCATCCTGCCCCACCAAACTCTATGCCTCACATGGAGAAACCATTAGCATACTGGATGTCAGGTCTCTGAAAGAACGCTTGGACGATTTTCATGTGAATGAAGAAGAAATCAACTGTCTTTCATTGAATGAAACTGAAAACCTGCTGGCTTCTGCTGATGACTCTGGAGCAATCAAAATCCTAGacctggaaaataagaaaattagcaGATCACTGAAGAGACATTCCAATATCTGTTCCTCTGTAGCTTTTCGACCTCAAAGGCCTCAGAGCCTGGTGTCATGTGGACTGGATATGCAG GTGATGCTGTGGAACCTTCGGAAAGCCCGGCCACTCTGGATTACAAATTTACAGGAGGATGAAACAGAAGAAATGGAAAGTCCACAATCACCTGGTCAGCTTTTAAACCCTGCCTTAGCCCACTCTGTGTCTGTGGCATCGTGTGGCAATGTTTTTAGTTGCGGTGCAGAAGATGGTAAGGTTCGAATCTTTAGGGTGATGGGAGTCAAGTGTGAACAGGAACTGGGATTTAAGGGCCATACTTTAGGAGTTTCTCAAGTCTGCTTTCTGCAAGAATCCTATTTGCTGCTTACTGGAGGGAATGATGGAAAGATAAAGCTGTGGGATGTAAGcagtgaaattgaaaaaaaacatAAGAGTCCAACCAAACATACTCACAGGAAGAAAACCAAACGGGCAACTTACACCAAGCAAGGTGGAAACACTCATGCTTCAGTAACAGGTGAAGATGAACATGGCAAAATTTTACCAAAGTTAAGTATTGAACATGGAGAAAAAGTGAACTGGCTCTTAAGTACAAAAGTAAAGGGGTACCAAAATATATTGGTAGCTGATCAAACTAGTTGTATATCAGTGTATcccttaaaagaattttaa